Within the Odocoileus virginianus isolate 20LAN1187 ecotype Illinois unplaced genomic scaffold, Ovbor_1.2 Unplaced_Scaffold_21, whole genome shotgun sequence genome, the region CTTGCTTGTTCCTTAGTGTATAGACGAAAGGGTTCAAGAGAGGGGCAACTGAGGTATTTAACACAGCCACTCCCTTATTAAAAGTTGCAGCATCCTCCACAGAGGGATTTATATACATGAAGATACAGCTTCCATAAGAAAGTGAGACCACAATCATGTGAGAAGAACATGtagaaaaagctttttttctttgttgagcAGATGGGATTCTCAGAATTGTCCTGATAATGTATGTATAGGAAAGAATCACCAGCATCAAGGTGAAGATGAGGGTAACGGCAGCAAGGACAAACTCAATTACTTCTATGAAACGAGTGTCTGAACAAGATAAATGCAACAGTACCGTATAGTCACAGCAATAATGATTGATGACGTTGGAGGCGCAGAAAGGCAGCTGGAGAGTCATTACATGGGGCACAATGACAACTAAAAAGCCAGAGAACCAGGAACATAGGACAAGTTGAATGCAGAGTCTTTTGCTCATTAGAGTCTCATAATGTAGCGGTTTGCAAATGGCAGCGTAGCGATCAAAGGACATGGCAGCTAAAAGGTAAAATTCGGTTGCTCCCAGAAGGATGGCAAAAAAATACTGAGTGAAACAACCAGCAAAGGAGATAGTCTTGTCTCCAGTTCCAATATTGACTAACATTTTGGGAACAAAGACAGAGGtaaaagatatttctaaaatagAGAAATTCCGGAGGAAGAAATACATAGGAGTCTGAAGGCGATAGCCCAGCAGGGTCAGAATGATGATTGTCAAGTTCCCCGTGATACTTAAGACATAGGTTAacagcagaaaaaggaaaagcacCGCCTGAAGCTTGGCATCACTTGTCAGTCCAAGAAGGATGAACTCTATCACTGATGTTTGGTTTCCCATAGTTAACGTATGACAAGttaaggaagaataaaataataatgataacggttggaataaaagttataaggttttattgaaaaataaaatcaaactcaAAACAAttagaagtaaaatttaaaactcagactctttctcttccccttatTTCTTCAGTCAGATCTTTTAGTGAAACAATTtacacattttcctcttttgattCATAAATAACAAAGATACTGCTTCTTAGAGACATTTTCAATTGTTTCTTCTAAAATGTATCAATATCTGTTTTTCATCATTGTCCCACTTGTTTGCACTTTCCTTTATATTCtgtctattttaattttcttctctaaactACTGGATGCtgtcacacatacatacacaaatataaagaaaatttagaaagtagGTTTTATTTGGGATTTCTTAAATTAGCCTTTTAACTCAGTTTATtagccaaaaaatatatatatatataatccaagGTATCAACTCTAGGAATAAAATTGGACttgctcactttttttttgctgttttgcgTTTTCTCTTATTTCAGATTTCTCATTTTGAACAATAATTCTGTATACCTACTAAAGTTCAAAGAGAggatagatttttcttttaattctgaaGTGTTTGGAACTTACAATACTGACAGTTTCTGTGTCATGAAAATTGTTCAATAAATGACATCACCATTTAATATAGACATATGGATTAATCTGCCCTTggtgaaatattaaatataaaaaaaatattgtgctTTCTTGCTATTAGCAGAATCTTCCCATCAACCTATTACAGTTCCTTAAAAGTCAGTTCAAACTCTGCTCTCCATACAACTTTATCTGACAAACACAATTAGCAATAATTGTTTCtcctttataaaaatttatcagAAAGTAATACTGGGTCATAAagtcaaattattttctaattataccAAATATGTACACTTTATCCAACTTTTACATAAACCTATAGCCCACAAGAACAGGCAccagttttctttatatcttttttagaGAGGCTAGAAAATTGCACAGATTTGGTAAAAATTtcaatgcaaaatattttttttttacttctctttatattcatggggcttcccaggtggcactagttgtaaagaacccacctgctaatgcaggggatgtaagagatacaggttcaattcctgggctgggaagatcccatggaggaggaaatggcaacccactccagtattcttgcctggaagatcccatgaatgggggagcctggcagcctacagtccattcATAGACCTATTTAACTGAATACTATAGAGTTTTATGCAAATCGAAACTCCAACTAAGTTTATGCATACAGcttctcagatttttcttttaatattttccataatCAGACATGAAAAAATATCACTATGAGAATGATTTTCTTAGTAAAACATTATgaggtttctttttcatttacctaTTGTTTCACTACTTATGttgatatatattcatataatgatATGCAATAAGGCAGTGAGAGTAATACATTACATCCTTATCAAggtaaaaattccagaaatatctGATACACATAAAAGGGTAACTTGTTGGGAGGATTTATTGTATGATAGAATTATGTCGGAAAACTTGAAGATTCATGTCTCCTGATATTTTAACTATAACCAATATGCACTTTTGTACAGAATTGTCTCTTTTGTTAACTACCTCTATTTAATGTATTAACATGAACTTATAACATGCCATGCAGTTATACAGTATTAGTGTACTAAAAATCCTCTTATGTTAATAATGAGATAAATGAccaataatataaatttaaatgttaattgatTATGGTTATCTATGTCAGAATATATTATCTTGACTACTTTGTAATGAGCACAGATAAATGAGtgtgagaaattaaaaattatgcaCAAATAATGaatttcacagaaatattttatattcagagACACACTAGGATAGTACTTCCACTATCAAAAGCTAGCTCATTAAATTGTAATATTGCCAGAACTACCTGAAATAAATCTTGAGATTTGAGCAATGAGTAATGATTTTCTCCTTTCTACATAAAAATATCTAGTGTATCATATAATTTGAATATATCGATGTTAATCTACTGGTTTGAGGTTCTAGCTATTAAGCTTCAAAATTCTACTTTAGAAATTCATTAATCAATCAATTATattcactaaacaacaacaatattctgaaattttcatTGTTTAGCATTTTTGACATAATAAAAACTTTGTAAATAATTCCCACATAATAGAAACACTtcactgaatgaataaaagattttaaaaactacaGCAAAGACACTTTTATATAAGTGATCTCATCTATTaaataaaagatgaacaaaatgatatttttatataagaagaaaattttatagtAAACATTTTAGCATAATAAAAGACGATAATCCTTTAAGATTAAAATTAGTGttatttccagaaaaagaatatatatactcatatataaaaTTGCATCTACATGTgatcaaataatatttcattcaaaCCAGATTTATTTAGCAAAGGATACATTTGTCATTAAAAGGCATACTGCTAAGACACTGATTTTAAAGAGACAAGGTTTATTTGTAGTTGAAAAGACTTTGATAAACTTTCCCAGACTTTTCTGGATATCATTAGTTTTGAATCCCTTCACAATGAATTATATATAACTCTCATATTtagtctctgtctctttctgcagTGGACCCTAAGCATTAGAAACCTCTATCCCTTTATGAAACATTGTTCTCGATTACATTTAGGAGGAATGTTAAGAAAACTGAATCCATGAAAAGTAGGAATTGGAATAgtcaaaaaacaggaaaaaagttatttattttaccacTTTAAGCTCTAATTCTGTGAGTGTGGCATAACATTTTTTTGGCTTGAAAATACCTTTTGCTGATAAAATATAATGCTTCGaaaaattttacctttatttaagTCAatcaaaattttatgaaaaagacTGTGTGTGCAGTTATGTCAACAAGTAAACATGAAAGGtatacaaacaaaacaataatGAGACACATCTCCACACATCTCTAATTAAATGCAGCAGTCATCAGCTCTCTCCTACCTCAAATAGGTAAATCAGTTCTACCTTCACTCCACATCAGCTCCTTTTGTGGCTGAAAGAGAGAATATAAAGTTTTAGAACCCACTGGGAAATCCTCCCTGGGCCATGCGAATTTGTCTGCTTCAAAACACTCCGGAAGAGCCTGGTTTTCTCTCCTGACAAAGGTGGGTCAAATTAGAAggtaggagaaggaaaaggcgGGCCTGTGTAGAGAGTATACCCAGGCTGCAATCCCCTGCCAAATCTTCCCTACAATTTCATTGCTCTTAGAAATTATCTATCACTCTTTATCATATTCACTTTGCTCTGAGGGTATATATTGCTGTTTCCTGGTCACGTAAGAGCATTACCAGCTCGATGCTCTTCCGTCTTTCTGCGTTCTTTCTCCAGCCGTCACAGGACTGGCGTTCCCTCTGGTCCTCAGATCTCAGAAGTGGGCACGCCTCGCGGAAGCCGCCCTGACCAGACCACTCAGGACAGTCActactcagtcacgtctgacaccTTAGCTTGCTTGATGTTTCATTCAGAGTAGACTTTCTTTTATCGTTAACATCACTCCTAAATTCTACTCTTTTTTGATTTGCTTTCATGTTTATTGCATATCATCCTCGCTAAAATGTAACCTACACTAAGTGAAGGACTTTTATTAACGCTAGGTCGTTAAGTCACTAGGTGTTATGAAAGTGGCCAGTACATAtttaattctataaatatatGTGAATTGCATCTTTTTTTACCTGAATCTTATTTAATATCAATTTTCTCTAGGTTTGAGCTATTCTAGCATGTCATATTACTTTAAATTTTCATGAGAGATCAGTAGTCTTTAAATTCCTTTTCTCTAAATCAACCCAAAGATACttcaacaaagaaaaaagtaaggtTGACAGATTAAAAGCAGagcaaatttcaaataaatatttggtttatATCAAGTACTTGAAATATACTGATCTGAAAGGACCTCTGAAGtattcatttaagaaaatatatttcactcTAACATTTCGTATTTAAGGAATAACAAGAGAAATTTGTCATCTCTGTCTAAAAAATCATTCTGATAAATATTTCTAATTGAATCATGTGAAAACACATacaaacatcaaaataaaatattaatatttttataagcaAAGTGAgtgcaagaaaaatgaaatggaatgtcAGGATTATACAGGGaaattatgattattttcctaactccattctattttttataaattaattgatGAATTACAATTAAAGAATTATATAGATGATTCTTCTAATCTCCAATATACATGTGTATCTCTTTAGTATAAATTCAATTTAGTGATGAGAAATATATTCAACTAagcatatgtttaaaaataatcaggTCTATAAGATAAATAGTGTATGAAATACTTATAAAATACAATAGATTATTAATACATATGAGATATATATAAATACCTATAGGTGataaagcatatatatacacataacatatatactaaatatatccATGACTCAAAATGATTGTACTCAATGAAAAatttctatatacaaaacagaaatattaaaaaaatattgtatgcAATTTGAACTTCTTCCAGATAGCAACTTATTGCTTGCCTGATGCAACATTTTCACACACATGCTAATttaatgatttcaatattttctcaGGGAAACATCAGTTTCACTATT harbors:
- the LOC110124278 gene encoding olfactory receptor 6C4-like, which translates into the protein MGNQTSVIEFILLGLTSDAKLQAVLFLFLLLTYVLSITGNLTIIILTLLGYRLQTPMYFFLRNFSILEISFTSVFVPKMLVNIGTGDKTISFAGCFTQYFFAILLGATEFYLLAAMSFDRYAAICKPLHYETLMSKRLCIQLVLCSWFSGFLVVIVPHVMTLQLPFCASNVINHYCCDYTVLLHLSCSDTRFIEVIEFVLAAVTLIFTLMLVILSYTYIIRTILRIPSAQQRKKAFSTCSSHMIVVSLSYGSCIFMYINPSVEDAATFNKGVAVLNTSVAPLLNPFVYTLRNKQVKIAFKHLVSKIITFSRK